The Nicotiana sylvestris chromosome 6, ASM39365v2, whole genome shotgun sequence genomic sequence GAAGGAAGGAGTACAATTTTATCCAAAAATGCAAACGGGATAAACTAACAACGAAAGCTGAAATGGAGGTATAGTACTGTTAATGTTACTCACGGCAACGATACTGTATTCAAATTCATTAAACAATTTACATTTAATTTCGATATGAGGTTTGTTCTCTCTTCAAACAACTACTTTAATATGCATTTCTATCACTAATAATATATGGCGTATAATAAAAgtaaaattaatattttaaaattcatGTATAGTGAAATACCattaaataaaaaatgaaataaacGAAGTATCAAATCAAATTCACAATATATCCGCAGCCATTACGACGCAACTTTAGTCAGAAAATCCTTCGTCTGAAAGTGTTGCAAGTTGTTTTCTTCTCGAAGCACTTGGAATTTACTGCCGTGCAGTTCTACACAATAAATACACTGCATGGCCACATAATACTTCAAGATCATACAAAGTTGGTCACAAGTATAATGTTACGTACCCATCTTAATAAATGACCTAGTTATGATGGTCAATTCTTAGTAGCCCACATTCGACCATTTGATTTTTATATAATTCAAATGTTACGTACTAACTGAGCATTAACATCACCGTATTATTTTCTGATGAAGATTGATTTGAATTCTCCAGAATCCGATCCTAGAAGTACTCAAAGTCAATATATGAAGAATCAGTAAAAGTGCTTTTGTTTTTATCATGACTTTCAGTTTCTGGCATCTTCTTATCTGAATAATGAGCTGATGCTTCTTTACTTGCATACTGGGTGAAGTCCACAGGTTCGGGTATAGAGGGAGGAACAGCACATCTGACCAAAGCCCAATTAACACCTTCAAAAAAAGGGTGCTGTTTAATTTCAGTAGCACCTCTTTTATATGCAATTCTCTTGTGTGGCTCCTTCACGAGTAGCCCCCTTATAAGATCTCGCGCAATAGCACTCACTTGCGGAGTTTCTGGGAATCTCAAAGGCTGCCCGACTACATTGAACAGTGTGGCGCGATTGCCAGAACCTTTAAAAGGGGTTGTCCCGTGCAAAAGTTCATATAAGAATATACCAAAAGTCCACCAATCGACTGCACTACCATGACCTTCTCCGCGAATTATCTCAGGGGCCAAGTACTCATGAGTGCCAACGAAGGACATGGATCGCACATTAGTAGGCTCTGCCATAAGCTCAGGAAGTGATCCTCCCACAAATAGCCCGAAATCTGATTTAGACTTTCGATTCTTTTTTGTAGGAAGAATGTTACGAGGGAAAAAATTTGAGGGCTGCATACAACCTTGGACTGCATTGTCATTATCTAAAATGCCGCCTCCACTGCTTGCATTGCCACCTCCATGTACAGATGAAGACTTGACAAGAGTTGGATTGACAGAGCAACGGAGAGACAGGTCGAAATCAGACAGCATAATATGACCCTCATCTCTCACTAGTACATTTTCTGGCTTAAGATCCCTGTATACAATTCCTAGCATATGCAGATATTCAAGTGCCAACAACACCTCTGATGCATAAAATCTGCAATGATTCAGGCCATTCGAGAGAGTAGCAAAAAAGAACAGCTCATTAATTTAGAAGTACATGCTCTGTATGGAAAAGAATTCAACAATCTGAAAGGTAAATGGAGCATGTATCTAATATCTAATACTCCTGTATGATATCCTCTATACAAGCTGCAAATTTTGTATGGACTAGAAAATCCATAACGAACTGAAATTCAAATTAGCAACCATAAAGTGATTAATTAAATTTGCCTATCAATTTTGATTGTTACGTTAGTTATCTAGTAACATTCATTCAATCAATGTGCAAATTGCAACTTCTATTATGTAGTATATTAGTTAGAAAAGGGACATATCATATAACTACGTGCAGAATTCCAATGCAACTTATTTTATCAAATAGAAATTATATCAACTGAAACAATACAAAATTGAACGGGCGATCAGAATAAGAGAAACATTGTATGAGTTATACCACATACTTAGCAATACGTTTCAAGTGTTTGTTAAAATTACAATGAGAAGTAGAACAAATAGTAGATATAGGTACTAACCTAGCAGCCTCCTCAGTAAAATGCTTATTGGGCTGTTTTTGGCGGAGGGTATGAAGGTTACCTCCACTGCAAAACTCCATGACTAAGCAATAGAATTTGTCAGTCTCAAAGTGAGAATATAAAGTTGGCAAGAATGGGTGGTCAAGAAGACCAAGAATCTCCCTCTCCGTTTCAGCTCGCAGCAATTTATTTCTACTTGCAAGAGATCCTTTATCCATCACTTTCATGGCAAAGTAGGCGTTGGTTCCCCTGAGTTCAACAAGGTACACACTTCCAATATCTCCATATCCAAGTCGCTTCAACAACCGAAAATTGCTAAGACCAAGAGGAGATCCTCCTCTCCCAGTAGCTGAATTAATCGCATCCCATCTAACGTCACCACCAGTGTGTGGCTTTAGGGGTGTAGTACTACTGGAACTAGTCTCTGTGCTCTCACTACCTTTCCTCGCTTGACATGTATCTTCAAATGGCATATTGCTCATCTGAATGAACAAATAATTAAACAAGTTGGTGTTGGATTCTCACGTAGCAACagaattatttaaaatttaatatttgCTAGTTTATTTTGTTCATGTCTAATTAACATTTATAGTCAAAATCATACAGGAATAGGTTTTGTATAGTTTCTAGTCAATGTAGGTTAATTTTGCTAATTATAATATGGGTGCTACTA encodes the following:
- the LOC104210375 gene encoding serine/threonine-protein kinase AGC1-7-like, with the protein product MSSKPKPIELPQMSNMPFEDTCQARKGSESTETSSSSTTPLKPHTGGDVRWDAINSATGRGGSPLGLSNFRLLKRLGYGDIGSVYLVELRGTNAYFAMKVMDKGSLASRNKLLRAETEREILGLLDHPFLPTLYSHFETDKFYCLVMEFCSGGNLHTLRQKQPNKHFTEEAARFYASEVLLALEYLHMLGIVYRDLKPENVLVRDEGHIMLSDFDLSLRCSVNPTLVKSSSVHGGGNASSGGGILDNDNAVQGCMQPSNFFPRNILPTKKNRKSKSDFGLFVGGSLPELMAEPTNVRSMSFVGTHEYLAPEIIRGEGHGSAVDWWTFGIFLYELLHGTTPFKGSGNRATLFNVVGQPLRFPETPQVSAIARDLIRGLLVKEPHKRIAYKRGATEIKQHPFFEGVNWALVRCAVPPSIPEPVDFTQYASKEASAHYSDKKMPETESHDKNKSTFTDSSYIDFEYF